From the Lysinibacillus fusiformis genome, the window AGCCGAATATATTAATTTGTGATGAGCCAACTACAGCATTAGATGTAACTATTCAAGCGCAAATTTTACAGCTCTTAAAAAATCTTCAGCAAAAATACGGCTTAACAATCGTCTATATTACGCATGATTTAGGCGTTGTCGCAAAGGTGGCTGACCGAATTGCTGTGATGTATGCGGGCGATGTCATCGAGGTCGGGGAAACACATGAAATTTTCTTTCATAGTAAACATCCTTATACATGGGCGCTTATTTCGTCCTTACCTCAGCTTGGCTCCAAGGGGGAACAATTGTATTCCATCAAGGGCACACCACCGAATCTTTTTCAGGAAATTGAGGGGGATGCCTTTGCCCCACGCAATCCATATGCATTAAAAATTGACTTTATCGAGCGGCCACCTTTTTTTCAGGTCAGTGATACCCATTATGCCCGCACATGGTTATTAGATCCACTTGCACCAAAGGTAGAGCCTCCAGCTGCCTTACAAGCATTTTTTGACGAGGGGAGGCAGTATGCGAATGACTGATAAAGAGGTGCTAGTAGAAGTAAAACATTTATCCGTTGTTTTTGGCAAAGGAAAAAATAAGTTTACAGCGATTGATGATGTCAGCTTTCATATTTTTAAAGGTGAAACATTTGGCATTGTAGGTGAATCAGGCTCAGGGAAGACAACAATTGGTCGAGCGATTATGCGCATCAATGAGGTCACAGAGGGACAAATTTTGTACCATGGCAAAAGCATACAGGGCAAAATCCCGAAAGATTGGGATAGAGAAATTACACAGAAAATCCAAATGATTTTTCAGGACCCAATGGCCTCCCTAAATGAACGAGCAAAAGTGGATTATATTATTTCGGAAGGACTGTACCCTTCTAAAAAATATAAGGATGAGGCAGAGCGTCAGCAAAAGGTTCGAGCTGCTTTATTAAATGTAGGGCTACTGCCAGAGTTCTCCAGTCGGTTTCCGCACGAATTTTCAGGTGGACAGCGCCAGCGAATTGGCATTGCCCGCGCCTTAGTGATGGAGCCTGAATTTATCATTGCGGATGAGCCCATCTCTGCTTTGGACGTATCCATTCGAGCGCAAGTATTGAATTTATTAGCAAGCCTGCAGCAGCGTAAACATTTAACGTATTTATTTATTGCCCATGATTTATCGATTGTCCGTTTTATTACCGATCGTACAGCGGTCATTTATAAGGGGAAGATTGTGGAGCTAGCGGAAACAGAAAAGCTTTTTGTCCATCCGCTGCATCCTTATACAAGGGCACTGTTATCAGCAGTACCAGAGCCAAATCCCTATAAGGAGCGGGAGAAAGTTGTAGAGGTGTATGATCCGTCACAGCATCGTTATGAGGAAAATCCCCCTTCATTCGTTGAAATTGAGGAAGGTCATTTTATTTTAGCCAATGAAGAGGAACTAGCCCATTATCGTACTTCACTGAAAAGGGAGGGAAAGGTATGATTCGTCCAACGGCATTGAAAAAAGGTGACACAATTGGTCTTATTAGTGCTTCTGGAGCCACACCACCAGAAAAGCTGCAGCCTGCTATTGCGACTATTGAAAAGCTAGGACTGAATGTGGTGGTTGGGGAAACCTGTCACGCAAGACATGGCTATTTAGCAGGCACTGATGATTTACGGGCAGCGGATGTTCATCGTATGTTTGGAGATCCAACGATTAATGGCATTTTTTGTATACGTGGGGGCTATGGGGCGACGAAAATTTTAGCGCAATTAGACTTTGACATGATTAGCGCCAATCCAAAAGTATTTGCGGGCTATAGTGATGTGACCGCTTTACATATAGCTTTTAATCAGCTATGTGGCTTTGTAACCTATCATACACCGATGCCATCCACGGAATTTATTCGACAGGAGATGGATGACTATACATGGCAGTCGTTCATTCAACAGATTATGGCGAATGAAAAAACGGAGTTCTACCTAGAAAATCCCTCTAACCAGCCCATGTCCACACTTGTTACTGGAAGAGCCACAGGTCAGCTCATCGGTGGCAACCTAACATTAGTGACGGCTTCACTTGGCACATCTTATGAAATTGATACACGAGATAAAATTCTGTTTTTAGAAGATATCGATGAAACGGAGCAACGGGTGGATCGTATGCTGACACAATTAAAACTGGCAGGAAAGCTAGATGACGTGGCAGGCATTTTATTGGGAGCTTGGACAAATTGTGGACCTGAAAATCCCGAAAAGCCAGCACATTGCTTATCATTACAAACTATTTTTCAAGAAATTCTAGTGCCTCTAGGGAAGCCAATTATTGCCGAGTTGACATGTGGTCATTGCTTACCAACGATGTCGCTACCTTTAGGTAGAACTGTCACGATGGATGCGGACAATCAGCGCATCCAAGTGGTTGAGTAGGTGTTCTATGGAGCAGCGGATTACAACACTTATTCAAGAATCGCCCTACAACGTACATTTGTTTATTAAAAATCTAACAACGAATCAGTTGCTCATTGGTCATCAGCTCGAGGCGTCATTTTCTAGTGCAAGTTTAATCAAAGTGCCGATTCTGTTAGCCTTGCTCTCATATTTAGAGGAGAATAAACGATCACTTGATTCTACGCTTGCAATTTCACCAACTGATTGGGTGGATTTTAGTGTGATTAGTGAGCAAAGACTTACTCAAAGCACTTTCTATGAACTTCTTGTTTGGATGATTATTACGAGTGACAATACAGCCACGAATGTCTTAATCGATG encodes:
- a CDS encoding ATP-binding cassette domain-containing protein produces the protein MTDKEVLVEVKHLSVVFGKGKNKFTAIDDVSFHIFKGETFGIVGESGSGKTTIGRAIMRINEVTEGQILYHGKSIQGKIPKDWDREITQKIQMIFQDPMASLNERAKVDYIISEGLYPSKKYKDEAERQQKVRAALLNVGLLPEFSSRFPHEFSGGQRQRIGIARALVMEPEFIIADEPISALDVSIRAQVLNLLASLQQRKHLTYLFIAHDLSIVRFITDRTAVIYKGKIVELAETEKLFVHPLHPYTRALLSAVPEPNPYKEREKVVEVYDPSQHRYEENPPSFVEIEEGHFILANEEELAHYRTSLKREGKV
- a CDS encoding S66 peptidase family protein, which gives rise to MIRPTALKKGDTIGLISASGATPPEKLQPAIATIEKLGLNVVVGETCHARHGYLAGTDDLRAADVHRMFGDPTINGIFCIRGGYGATKILAQLDFDMISANPKVFAGYSDVTALHIAFNQLCGFVTYHTPMPSTEFIRQEMDDYTWQSFIQQIMANEKTEFYLENPSNQPMSTLVTGRATGQLIGGNLTLVTASLGTSYEIDTRDKILFLEDIDETEQRVDRMLTQLKLAGKLDDVAGILLGAWTNCGPENPEKPAHCLSLQTIFQEILVPLGKPIIAELTCGHCLPTMSLPLGRTVTMDADNQRIQVVE